A genomic segment from Dendropsophus ebraccatus isolate aDenEbr1 chromosome 7, aDenEbr1.pat, whole genome shotgun sequence encodes:
- the LSM7 gene encoding U6 snRNA-associated Sm-like protein LSm7, translated as MADKEKKKKESILDLSKYIDKTIRVKFQGGREASGVLKGFDPLLNLVLDGTIEYMRDPDDQYKLTEDTRQLGLVVCRGTSVVLICPQDGMEAIPNPFVQQQEG; from the exons ATGGCG gataaagaaaagaagaaaaaggaaagtATCCTTGACCTCTCAAAATATATTGACAAGACAATTCGAGTGAAGTTCCAGGGCGGCAGAGAAG cCAGTGGCGTTTTGAAAGGATTTGATCCTCTATTGAATCTTGTATTGGATGGAACCATAGAATACATGAGAG ACCCAGATGACCAGTACAAGCTAACAGAAGACACGAGGCAGCTTGGACTTGTTGTTTGTAGAGGAACGTCTGTGGTTCTTATCTGTCCGCAGGATGGAATGGAGGCCATTCCAAACCCTTTCGTTCAGCAACAAGAGGGTTAG